The genomic segment ataaattcAAAgagttaaaattaaaaatatgtgtATAATGTTAGCTATTTCTATTTTAAATTGAGAGATATGAGCaaaaacagtaaaaacaaaaaaactaattcaaagagtttaaatgaaaaataaatgtataatgttagatatttttatatttacttgAGAGATATGAGCCAAAAACAgcgaaaacaaaacaacaaatttaaagagtcaaaatgaaaaataaatgtatagtattagctatttctatttttaattGAGAGATATGAGCaaaacagtaaaaacaaaacaacaaattcaaagagttaaaattcaaaataaatgtataatattagctatttctatttttaattGAGAGATATGCGCCaaaacagtaaaaacaaaacaacaaattcaaagagttcaaataaaaaataaatgtataatgttagatatttttatttgaacttgAGATATGAGCCAAAAACAGTGAAAACAAAACCATAAATTCAAAGAgtcaaaatttaaaataaatgtataatgttagctatttctatttttaattGAGAGATATGAGCaaaaacagtaaaaacaaaacaacaaattcaaagagttaaaattaaaaatatatgtataatgtcAGCTATTTCTATTTTAAATTGAGAGATATGAGCaaaaacagtaaaaacaaaaaacaaattcaaagagttcaaatgaaaaataaatgtataatgttagatatttttatatttacttgAGAGATATGAGCCAAAAACAgcgaaaacaaaacaacaaatttaaaaagtcaaaatgaaaaATGAATGTATAATattagctatttctatttttaattgagagatataaacaaaacagtaaaaacaaaacaacaaattcaaagagttcaaatgaaaaataaatgtataatgttagatatttttatttttacttgagaTATGAGCCAAAAAcagtaaaaactaaacaaaaaattcaaaaagttaaaattaaaaatatatgtataatattagcTATTTCTATTTTAAATTGAGAGGTATGAGCaaaaacagtaaaaacaaaaaacaaattcaaagagttcaaatgaaaaataaatgtataatgttagatatttttatatttacttgAGAGATATGAGCCAAAAACAgcgaaaacaaaacaacaaatttaaaaagtcaaaatgaaaaATGAATGTATAATattagctatttctatttttaattgagagatataaacaaaacagtaaaaacaaaacaacaaattcaaagagttcaaatgaaaaataaatgtataatgttagatatttttatttttacttgagaTATGAGCCAAAAAcagtaaaaactaaacaaaaaattcaaaaagttaaaattaaaaatatatgtataatattagcTATTTCTATTTTAAATTGAGAGGTATGAGCaaaaacagtaaaaacaaaaaacaaattcaaagagttcaaatgaaaaataaatgtataatgttagatatttttatatttacttgAGAGATATGAGCCAAAAACGgcgaaaacaaaacaacaaatttaaagagtcaaaatgaaaaataaatgtataatattaGCTATTCGTATTTGTAATTGAGAGATATGAGCaaaacagtaaaaacaaaacaacaaattcaaagagttaaaattaaaaataaatatataatgttagctatttctatttttaattGAGAGACATGAgcaaaaaagtaaaaacaaaacaacaaattcaaagcgttaaagtaaaaaataaatgtatgatgTTAGCTATTTTTAGAGATTTGAGCAAAACCAGCATAACATTGAATAATTAAAAAAGTAATTGTATACACTTTTGGGGCTGAAGTACTATTAAATAAGGTATGCCTCAGAGGGTTGAATCGCATATAGACTTACataagcagtgattaaaaatgttTTCTGTAAATAAAGACATGTTCATTTGATACGTGACAATATACacattattaaaaacatttacacAGCATGCCGTCGTGTTTGATGTatttacaattgtttttatacGCTTATTTCCAATTTGGTCAATGTATTTGTGGCCGTAGGAcacaacattgttattgttgtcattattatcGCCCCGGCCTCGCCTGATGAGTGCAACAATGACCAATAAGCATCTTCATGAGCGTTGTCAGCAGGTGTAATCTAGTCGCCGGCCGCATGGTGGCACTACTGCGGTAAACAACAAGTGAAGCCCTACCGGAAAAGACCGGAAGTTGCTTAGAAAGAAGGATCGAGTCGACTCGTCTCGTCTCCGAGCGTCCAAACGTGTCGTTTTTGGAGCATTTTCTTCGCTTTGACGGCGGGTGGCTACTGGACGCTTGTGTTACTTCCTGTCCGAGCGCGCCTGTCTTCCGGCCGGCGGCTGCAGCCATCAGCCATGGCGGCCGCGGGCTCCGCGACTCATGTCGGCGATGTGGAAGAAGACGCTTCACAACTGCTTTTTCCTAAAGGTCTCCTTTTATTGCTTTTCTTCTTATTAGAActttaattttattcattttacacCTGAGCTTATTAACTTTACAGGACAAATGTGCATGTTACttcctatctatctatatatatgtctatatatatatgtatgtgtggggaaaaaaatcacaagactacttcatctctacaggcctgtttcatgaggggttccctcaatcatcaaatctcctgatgattgagggaacccctcatgaaacaggcctcaaacaggttccctcaatcatcaaatctcctgatgattgagggaacccctcatgaaacaggcctgtagagatgaagtagtcttgtgattttttttcccacacatacatatattgcgctctactacggtatcgagcactattttttggataaccttattaagacatatctatatatatatatatatatatataggtgtatatatacacatttttaaaaatatatatatatatttatatacatacgtatatatatttacttaaatatatataatatatatatttaaataaatatatgtatgtatataaatatatatatatttttttaaaaagtgtgtgtatatctatctatatatatacaggtaaaagccagtaaattagaatattttgaaaaacttgatttatttcagtaattgcattcaaaaggtgtaacttgtacattatatttattcattgcacacagactgatgcattcaaatgtttatttcatttaattttgatgatttgaagtggcaacaaatgaaaatccaaaattccgtgtgtcacaaaattagaatattgtgtaaggctaatacaaaaaagggatttttagaaatgttggccaactgaaaagtatgaaaatgaaaaatatgagcatgtacaatactcaatacttggttggagctccttttgcctcaattactgcgttaatgcggcgtggcatggagtcgatgagtttctggcactgctcaggtgttatgagagcccaggttgctctgatagtggccttcaactcttctgcgtttttgggtctggcattctgcatcttccttttcacaataccccacagattttctatggggctaaggtcaggggagttggcgggccaatttagaacagaaataccatggtccgtaaaccaggcacgggtagattttgcgctgtgtgcaggcgccaagtcctgttggaacttgaaatctccatctccatagagcaggtcagcagcaggaagcatgaagtgctctaaaacttgctggtagacggctgcgttgaccctggatctcaggaaacagagtggaccgacaccagcagatgacatggcaccccaaaccatcactgatggtggaaactttacactagacttcaggcaacgtggatcctgtgcctctccggtcttcctccagactctgggacctcgatttccaaaggaaatgcaaaatttgcatggttgggtgatggtttgaggtgccatgtcatctgctggtgtcggtccactctgtttcctgagatccagggtcaacgcagcagtctaccagaccaaatctgtggggtattgtgaaaaggaagatgcagaatgccagacccaaaaacgcagaagagttgaaggccactatcagagcaacctgggctctcataacacctgagcagtgccagaaactcatcgactccatgccacgccgcattaacgcagtaattgaggcaaaaggagctccaaccaagtattgagtatttgacatgctcatatttttcattttcatacttttcagttggccaacatttctaaaaatcccttttttgtattagccttaagtaatattctaattttgtgacacacggaattttggattttcatttgttgccacttcaaatcatcaaaattaaatgaaataaacatttgaatgcatcagtctgtgtgcaatgaataaatataatgtacaagttacaccttttgaatgcaattactgaaataaatcaagtttttcaaaatattctaattttacctgtgtgtgtatatatatatatatatatatatatatacacacatttaaaaaaatatatatatatatttatatacatacgtatatatatttatttaaatatatataaataaataaataataaatgggttgtacttgtatagcgcttttctaccttcaaggtactcaaagcgctttgacactacttccacatttataaatatatatatttaaaaaaaagtgtatatatatatatatatatatatatatatataggaagtaACATGCACatttgtccgataatggctttttgccgatatccgatattgtcccactctttaattaccgataccgatatcaaccgatactgatatatacagtcgtggaattaacacattagtatgcctaatttggacaactaggtatggtgaagataaggtcctttttaaaaaaattaataaaacaagataaataaaaacattttcttgaataaaaaataaagtaaaacaatataaaaacagttacctagaaactagtaatgaatgaaaatgagtcaatttaagtgttaaaggttagtactattagtggaccagcagcacgcacaatcatgtgtgcttacggactgtatcccttgcagactgtattgatatatattgatatataatgtaggaaccacaatattaataacagaaagaaacaacccttttgtgtgaatgagtgtgaatgttttgagttggtgtactaattgtaagtgtatcttgttaaaaataagtcatacatttttatttgttgtACTTTCAACGCTTCAATCTCTAGATCAacccgtcgattataagttttattaatattttctgTTTGTTTCATACCCTTTTTGTATCTTTTATGGCAAACTTGTGTGTGTTGTTGTCACGCCAGAGTTTGAGAATTCGGAGACGCTGCTCAACTCGGAGGTGCGCATGTTGCTGGAGCATCGCAAGCAGCAGAACGAGAGCGCCGAGGACGAGCAGGAACTGTCCGAGGTCTTCATGAAGACCCTCAACTACACGGTCCGCTTCAGCCGCTTCAAGAACCGAGAGACCATCACGGCGGTGCGCAGGTCGGTGACGgggtttttattaaaaaaaggtaaataaacctGGCCGCTGACGTGTTGGACCCGCCCACAGCCTCCTGCTGCAGAAGAAGCTGCACAAGTTCGAGCTGGCCAGTCTGGCCAACCTGTGTCCTGAGGCCGCCGAGGAGGCCAAGGCCCTCATCCCCAGGTGAGTCCTGACACCCCTTCCTGGTCCGGGAAAGGACACGTGACCACCTCCCTCCCTTTTCCTGCAGTCTGGAGGGGCGCTTCGAGGACGAGGAACTTCAGCAAATTCTGGACGACATCCAGACCAAGAGAAGCTTCCAGTACTAGAACGGTGCTGCAGGATCACGTGATCCATGACGTCACGGGAGGATCTCAGGATCACGTGATCCATGACGTCACGGGAGGATCTCAGGATCACGTGATCCATGACATCACAGGATCATGTGATCCATGACATCACAGGAGGAGATCGGTATCACGTGACACATGTCACAGGAGGAGATCAGGATCATGTGATACATGACATCACGGGAGGATCTTAGATCACGTGATCCATGACATCACAGAAGGAGATCAGGATCATGTGATCCATGACATCACAGAAGGAGATCAGGATCATGTGATCCATGACATCACAGAAGGATCTCAGTAGAAACTTTTTTTGTCCACACTTTGATTTTGTGCTCTTGGCAATGTTTCTTTTTcagaaaacaataaaacatttttgtatctTCTAAAAGACTTGTGATATGTGTACTGCATGTACTACCCTGGACACTGACAGTGTACTGCATTGTTACCAAGTACTCAGTGTATATACTTGAATGTACTACATTGTTACCAAGTATATACACTTAAATGTACTAATTTGTTGCCCAGTACGCAGTATATACACTTAAATGTACTACATTGTTGCCAAGTACGCAGTATGTACACTTAAATGTACTACATTGTAGCCaagtacacagtatatacacttaAATGTACTTCATTGTTACTTAATACAtggtatatacacataaatgtacTACATTGTTACTCAGTACGCAGTATATACACTTAAATGTTACTTCATTGTTGACAAgtacatttaatttaatgtactacattgttaccaagtacacagtatatacacttaAATGTACTACATTGATACCAAGTATGCAGTATACACACTTAAATGTTCTTCATTGTTaccacatacacagtatatacttaaatgtactacaaaccccgtttccatatgagttgggaaattgtgttagatgtaaatataaacggaatacaataatttgcaaatcattttcaacccatattcagttgaatatgctacaaagacaacatatttgatgttcaaactcaaacattttttttttgtgcaaataatcattaactttagaatttgatgccagcaacacgtgacaaagaagttgggaaaggtggcaataaatactgataaagttgaggaatgctcatcaaacacttatttggaacatcccacaggtgtgcaggcaaattgggaacaggtgggtgccatgattgggtataaaagtaggttccatgaaatgctcagtcattcacaaacaaggatggggcgagggtcaccactttgtcaacaaatgcgtgagcaaattgttgaacagtttaagaaaaacctttctcaaccagctattgcaaggaatttagggatttcaccatctacggtctgtaatatcatcaaagggttcagagaatctggagaaatcactgcacgtaagcagctaagcccgtgaccttcaatccctcaggctgtactgcatcaacgagtgacatcagtgtgtaaaggatatcaccacatgggctcaggaacacttcagacacccactgtcagtaactacagttggtcgctacatctgtaagtgcaagttaaaactctcctatgcaaggcgaaaaacgttttatcaacaacacccaaaaacacagtcggcttcgctgggcttgagctcatctaagatggactgatacaaagtggaaaagtgttctgtggtctgacgagtccacatttcaaattgtttttggaaactgtgcacgtcgtgtcctccggaccaaagaggaaaagaaccatccggattgttataggcgcaaagttgaaaagccagcatctgtgatggtatgggggtgtattagtgcccaagacatgggtaacttaccgtacacatcagtgaaggcgccattaatgctgaaaggtacatacaggttttggagcaacatatgctgccatccaagcaacgttaccatggacgcccctgcttatttcagcaagacaatgccaagccacgtgttacatcaacgtggcttcatagtaaaagagtgcgggtactagactggcctgcctgtagtccagacctgtctcccattgaaaatgtgtggcacattatgaagcctaaaatagcacaacggagacccccggactgttgaacaacttaagctgtacatcaagcaagaatgggaaagaattccacctgagaagcttcaaaaatgtgtctcctcagttcccaaacgtttactgagtgttgttaaaaggaaaggccatgtaacacagtggtgaacatgccctttccccaactactttggcacgtgttgcagccatgaaattctaagttaattattatttgcaaaaaagaacatcaaatatgttgtctttgtagcatattcaactgaatatgggttgaaaaggatttgcaaatcattgtattccgtttatatatttacatctaacacaatttcccaactcatatggaaacggggtttgtacattgttacTTAGTAAATGTACTTCATTGTTACCAAGTACGCAGTATATATACTTCAATGTACTTGGAAGTATTCAATAAGCGACACATGTGACCTTTGAAGAAAAGTAAACAGGAAGTGTGTGTCACCTTTATTTGTTGTCAACGCCTAAAACCGAAAAGGTTAAAATAGGCTCCTCCCCCTCCAGAGTTCACCGACCTGAAGACAAAACCCAGTCGGCTCGCAGAGGTCATGACCTGAAGCAAGAGGTCACACAGTCCGCTCCGGTCGCCGATTCGCTGACAAGACAAGAGGCGGGGCTTCTGGGAGTGGGCGTGGCCTCACAGGTAGCCCTCCTTGCGGAACTGCTCGTGCAGGACGTCCCTGTACTCGTCGAAGCCGCCGTCCATGCGCCACACTTTGCCGCCGTCGCACACCCACAGCTCCTTGCACACCATGCGGATCAGACGCTCGTCGTGGGACACCAGGATCACCCCGCCCTGGAAAGACAGGAGAGGCGTGACGGCGAGCGCAGGAGCGGGCGCGGGAAGCTCAACACGTGACGCTGGGGCGCACCCGGAACTTGTTGAGGGCCGTGGCCAGGGCCTCGATGGTCTCCATGTCCAGGTGGTTGGTGGGCTCGTCCAGGATGTAGAAGTTGGGACTAAAAGACAAAGCAGGTCAGAAGATGCTGGCGCCCGAAGAGCGTCGGAGGCGGAGCTTCTCGCTACCATGCCATGGTCATCTGGGCGAAGGCCACCCGGCTCTTCTGTCCTCCCGACAGGCTGGCCACGGGCCGGGTGGCCAGCTCCCCGGTGATGCCGTAGCCTCCCAGCTGG from the Nerophis lumbriciformis linkage group LG17, RoL_Nlum_v2.1, whole genome shotgun sequence genome contains:
- the polr2d gene encoding DNA-directed RNA polymerase II subunit RPB4, whose protein sequence is MAAAGSATHVGDVEEDASQLLFPKEFENSETLLNSEVRMLLEHRKQQNESAEDEQELSEVFMKTLNYTVRFSRFKNRETITAVRSLLLQKKLHKFELASLANLCPEAAEEAKALIPSLEGRFEDEELQQILDDIQTKRSFQY